One Formosa agariphila KMM 3901 genomic window, GAGACTTTGTAATCTTTACTACCAATACCTTCAGCTAAACGTTTTAGAAGTTTAAAATCTGATTTTTTTAGACCTTCAATACATAATGGGATATTACTAAAGTCTACTTCTGCACCTTTAGTAAAGGTTTGTAACGGATAAAATACACCACGTCTGTGTTTTGCATCAATATCGTAAAGGCTAGCGGTACCCGAAGTATGAACCACGAAACGGTCTTGAAAGGGTAGTGCTTCAGACACCGTAGCAATCGCATCGTCGCTTACTGCAATAATGTAAATATCGGCACGTTTTAGAGCGGATAAATCGTCTGTGATTTCAACTTCATTCTTAAACGTTGAAATTTTATCAATATGTCTATTGTACCATTGTGTTACCGTAATTGTATCCGAATTATGAAACACTTTATATAAATGAGAGGCCACATTTCCTGCCCCAAGTAATATTACTGAAATCATCCTGCTAAAATACATTTT contains:
- a CDS encoding Rossmann-like and DUF2520 domain-containing protein; its protein translation is MISVILLGAGNVASHLYKVFHNSDTITVTQWYNRHIDKISTFKNEVEITDDLSALKRADIYIIAVSDDAIATVSEALPFQDRFVVHTSGTASLYDIDAKHRRGVFYPLQTFTKGAEVDFSNIPLCIEGLKKSDFKLLKRLAEGIGSKDYKVSTEQRKRLHIAAVFANNFTNQMYRIAHEITEANQIEFEILKPLILETAKKIQTMSPYMAQTGPAVRGDKKTAKQHLNLIENPQHKAIYKLLTESINDTHGRKKL